Proteins from a genomic interval of Chroococcidiopsis thermalis PCC 7203:
- a CDS encoding alpha-amylase family glycosyl hydrolase — translation MRCQKFVVLAISLVIAFNLPGLAQVAEQPVAIFHAFNQNYNDVRKFVCQLADRGYSHIQIPPAQKSNSSQEWWARYQPVDYDVIEGKGFQADLQQLIAQAHKCQIKVIADVVFNHTANLGGGDNFEDLTKFPGLTQNDFHSAPGNPGKKPCDINYSDGNRNSELNCWLGGLPDLKYTANVKKIQKAHLKKLLDLGIDGFRFDAAKHMPANVVKEYVDYINRESQGKTWNYLEVITDSDTRADDYKWIAAVTDFILYNSMKAAFTSSGDLRSLRVPTAIDDSRSITFGRNHDTIREINADAINPYDDASDSYLATAYVLARESGTPLILNWDNADAPYIKTGVEFRQIMRQRGKAGGNVKENVLAAVNSSTVLLMERGNEGFFVVNKAVGKFDIPMLDLTLTNIEGCYRELRNNFTVAVERRQNGKKFVTRWGTQNRGGMEVQGRDALYFIREPWQQCQIGR, via the coding sequence ATGCGTTGCCAGAAATTTGTTGTCTTGGCGATTTCCCTAGTCATAGCTTTTAACTTACCTGGTTTGGCACAAGTAGCAGAACAGCCAGTGGCGATTTTTCATGCCTTTAATCAAAACTATAATGATGTCAGAAAATTTGTCTGTCAACTTGCCGATCGAGGATACTCTCACATCCAAATTCCTCCAGCACAAAAATCTAATTCGAGTCAAGAATGGTGGGCGCGATATCAACCCGTAGATTATGACGTTATTGAAGGAAAAGGTTTTCAAGCAGATTTACAACAGTTAATCGCTCAAGCTCATAAATGTCAAATTAAAGTCATTGCTGATGTTGTTTTCAACCATACAGCTAACTTAGGTGGTGGCGATAATTTTGAAGATTTAACTAAATTTCCAGGTCTGACTCAAAATGATTTTCATTCTGCTCCAGGCAATCCTGGCAAGAAACCCTGTGATATCAATTATAGCGATGGAAACAGAAACTCGGAGCTGAATTGTTGGTTGGGGGGACTTCCCGATCTAAAATATACTGCCAATGTGAAAAAAATTCAAAAGGCTCATTTAAAGAAACTGCTTGACCTGGGAATTGATGGATTTCGATTTGACGCTGCCAAGCACATGCCAGCAAATGTTGTTAAAGAGTACGTCGATTATATTAATCGCGAAAGTCAAGGCAAGACCTGGAATTATCTGGAGGTAATTACAGATAGCGACACCCGTGCGGACGATTACAAATGGATTGCTGCTGTGACAGACTTTATCCTTTACAACTCGATGAAAGCAGCATTTACTAGCAGTGGAGATTTGCGATCGCTGCGAGTGCCAACAGCCATAGATGACTCGCGCAGCATCACCTTTGGCAGAAACCACGATACGATTCGGGAGATTAATGCTGATGCAATTAACCCCTACGACGATGCTTCTGACTCTTACCTGGCAACAGCTTACGTACTAGCTAGAGAAAGTGGCACTCCCTTAATACTCAACTGGGATAATGCTGATGCGCCATACATCAAAACTGGTGTGGAGTTTCGTCAAATTATGCGCCAACGGGGTAAAGCAGGTGGCAACGTCAAAGAAAATGTTTTAGCTGCCGTCAATAGTTCAACTGTCTTGTTGATGGAACGAGGCAATGAAGGATTTTTTGTGGTGAATAAAGCGGTAGGTAAATTCGATATTCCGATGCTGGATTTAACTCTGACGAATATAGAAGGATGTTATCGAGAATTACGAAATAACTTTACAGTTGCTGTCGAACGTCGTCAAAATGGCAAGAAATTTGTCACTCGCTGGGGAACGCAGAATCGAGGTGGTATGGAAGTCCAAGGACGCGATGCCCTTTACTTCATTCGCGAACCTTGGCAACAGTGTCAGATAGGCAGATAG
- a CDS encoding glycosyltransferase family 4 protein, giving the protein MNTLVLSTFDLNGGAARAAYRLHLGLQSGGLNSKMMVQYKSSNDKTVLEPSNKFGKWVNRLRPNLDGLPLQFYPKRNCNIFSCQWLPDALESKLKHLCLDVINLHWNCGGYLSIESLAKFKLPLVWTIHDMWAFTGGCHYSQGCDRYTSSCGSCFQLHSNNPHDLSHWIWQRKAKAWKELDLTIVAPSIWLAKCAKSSSLFKDLRIEVIPNSLDTQKYKPVERGVAREILNLPQDKQLILFGAVESTSEPRKGFHLLQAALQKLSQSGWQDTVELVVFGSSQPENSVELGFKSHYLGNFSDDLSLALIYAAADVFVAPSIQDNLPNTIMEAIACGTPCVAFNIGGMPDLIDHQKNGYLAQKLEVESLARGISWILEDSDRYQNLRQSARTKAEQEFSLEIQARRYIELFAKVIDENIRDRIAIG; this is encoded by the coding sequence ATGAACACTCTAGTTCTCAGTACTTTCGATCTTAATGGTGGAGCTGCTCGCGCTGCTTATCGCTTACATTTAGGTTTGCAAAGTGGTGGCTTGAACTCTAAAATGATGGTACAGTATAAGTCTAGTAATGATAAAACAGTTCTCGAACCTTCAAATAAGTTTGGGAAGTGGGTTAACAGATTGAGACCGAATCTGGATGGTCTACCATTGCAATTTTACCCCAAGCGTAACTGCAACATCTTTTCTTGTCAGTGGCTTCCAGACGCGCTCGAATCAAAATTAAAGCATCTCTGCCTTGACGTAATTAATCTTCATTGGAATTGTGGTGGCTATTTAAGTATTGAGAGCCTTGCTAAATTCAAATTACCTTTAGTCTGGACTATCCACGATATGTGGGCGTTTACTGGAGGTTGTCATTATAGTCAAGGCTGCGATCGCTATACTAGTTCTTGTGGATCTTGCTTCCAACTTCACAGCAATAATCCGCACGATCTCTCTCATTGGATATGGCAACGTAAAGCAAAAGCATGGAAAGAATTAGACTTAACCATTGTTGCTCCCAGTATTTGGTTAGCTAAATGTGCTAAATCAAGCTCTTTGTTTAAAGATCTGCGAATAGAAGTAATTCCTAATAGCTTAGATACTCAAAAGTACAAACCAGTCGAGCGAGGCGTAGCACGAGAAATACTCAACCTGCCACAAGACAAGCAACTTATTCTCTTTGGTGCGGTAGAATCGACTAGCGAACCTAGAAAGGGTTTTCATCTACTTCAAGCTGCTCTACAAAAACTGAGTCAATCTGGATGGCAAGATACAGTAGAGCTAGTTGTTTTTGGTTCTTCTCAACCTGAAAATTCAGTTGAATTGGGTTTCAAGTCTCACTATTTAGGAAATTTTAGTGACGACCTTTCACTCGCACTAATTTATGCAGCAGCAGATGTTTTTGTGGCTCCATCAATTCAAGACAACTTACCAAATACTATAATGGAAGCGATTGCCTGTGGTACTCCATGCGTAGCTTTTAATATTGGTGGTATGCCCGATCTGATCGATCACCAAAAAAATGGTTACTTAGCTCAAAAATTGGAAGTCGAAAGTTTGGCTCGGGGTATTTCTTGGATACTGGAAGATAGCGATCGCTACCAAAATTTACGTCAATCTGCTCGTACAAAAGCAGAACAAGAGTTTTCTTTAGAAATACAAGCACGTCGTTATATAGAACTTTTTGCAAAAGTTATTGATGAAAATATTCGCGATCGGATTGCAATTGGATAA
- a CDS encoding glycosyltransferase, whose protein sequence is MSSRRDVTFIIVSYNSDKTLEASINSCLASVQKYYANTGAVVVYDNASSDNCPQIIDNFANKYPSIFIGIKSNENIGFGKANNKAVQLSPSKTYFLINPDVVFEPEIVNTLTATLNSANDIAIVCPKLLYLDKSIQPSIRKFPSFTYFLLRNLLGERLQQRFYPFKYYYDIAPTLDSAVEVNWAIGAFMVVSQDYVDRYGLFDERFFLYFEDVSLCVDAWLNGFRVIFQPQVHALHMYQRVSTSSKFNYMKLLHTVSALRFFAKYRPYKKRWQLLTHLLELNLSLKSPFRFLLLTRRWS, encoded by the coding sequence ATGTCTAGTAGACGTGATGTAACATTTATCATTGTTTCCTACAATTCAGATAAAACATTGGAAGCATCAATTAATTCCTGTCTTGCATCTGTTCAAAAATACTATGCAAACACTGGAGCAGTTGTAGTTTATGACAATGCTTCTTCTGATAATTGCCCTCAAATTATTGATAACTTTGCTAATAAATATCCATCTATCTTTATAGGTATTAAAAGCAATGAAAACATAGGATTTGGTAAGGCTAACAATAAAGCCGTTCAACTTTCTCCTAGTAAGACATACTTTTTAATCAATCCCGACGTTGTATTTGAACCCGAGATCGTTAATACCTTAACTGCGACATTAAATTCAGCAAATGATATTGCAATCGTCTGTCCTAAACTTCTTTACCTAGATAAATCTATTCAGCCTTCGATCCGAAAATTCCCTTCCTTTACTTATTTTTTACTAAGGAATTTACTAGGTGAAAGATTACAGCAGCGTTTTTATCCATTCAAGTACTACTACGATATAGCACCAACTTTAGACAGCGCCGTTGAGGTTAACTGGGCTATTGGTGCTTTTATGGTTGTTTCACAAGATTATGTAGATAGATATGGTTTATTTGATGAAAGGTTTTTTCTTTACTTTGAAGATGTGAGTTTGTGCGTGGATGCATGGCTAAATGGATTTAGGGTAATCTTTCAACCTCAAGTTCACGCGCTACACATGTACCAGCGGGTAAGTACGAGTTCAAAATTCAATTACATGAAGTTACTACACACAGTTTCAGCATTGCGCTTCTTTGCAAAGTACAGACCATATAAGAAGAGGTGGCAATTACTAACTCATTTACTTGAGTTAAATTTGAGTTTGAAGTCTCCTTTTAGATTTCTACTATTAACAAGACGTTGGAGTTAA
- a CDS encoding GDP-mannose 4,6-dehydratase: MKKALIFGVSGQDGAYLAQLLIDKGYAVCGTSRDAQVSSFQNLIRLGIREQLKLESVALNDFRSVLQILNKFQPDEVYNLSGQSSVSLSFDQPVETFESISLGTLNVLEALRFIDRPIKFYNAASSECFGDTEGKAADETTPFRPKSPYAVAKASAFWQVANYRKAYDLFACSGILFNHESPLRPERFVTQKIVSAANRIAKGSKEKLYLGDISIQRDWGWAPEYVKAMWLMLQQGQPDDYVIATGESCKLEDFVAAAFACVGLDWRDRVVIDTSLFRPTEIAVSKGNPAKARKKLGWQAHYKLNDNAVVQMMLQAQAELVNGRKTAAYNKERDKYLGLATAF, from the coding sequence ATGAAAAAAGCATTAATTTTTGGAGTATCAGGTCAAGATGGGGCGTATCTAGCTCAGTTGTTAATCGATAAGGGTTATGCTGTTTGTGGAACATCACGAGACGCACAAGTTTCTTCTTTCCAAAATTTAATACGCCTGGGAATCCGCGAACAATTGAAATTAGAGTCCGTTGCCCTAAATGACTTTCGTAGTGTTTTACAAATTTTGAATAAATTTCAGCCAGATGAAGTATACAATTTATCAGGACAAAGTTCAGTCAGCCTCTCTTTCGATCAACCAGTTGAAACCTTTGAAAGTATCTCACTTGGTACTTTAAATGTATTAGAAGCCCTACGCTTTATCGATCGCCCCATTAAGTTTTATAATGCTGCGTCGAGTGAGTGTTTTGGAGATACTGAAGGCAAAGCAGCAGATGAAACTACGCCATTCCGTCCTAAAAGTCCTTATGCCGTAGCTAAGGCATCCGCTTTTTGGCAAGTTGCTAACTACCGCAAAGCCTACGATTTGTTTGCTTGTTCTGGTATTCTATTCAACCACGAATCTCCTTTGCGACCGGAGAGATTCGTCACTCAAAAGATTGTATCCGCAGCTAACCGAATTGCTAAAGGTAGTAAGGAAAAGCTTTATTTAGGTGATATTTCTATTCAGCGTGACTGGGGATGGGCTCCAGAGTACGTTAAAGCAATGTGGTTAATGCTACAACAAGGGCAGCCAGATGATTACGTCATTGCAACCGGAGAAAGTTGCAAATTAGAAGATTTTGTAGCAGCAGCCTTTGCCTGTGTAGGCTTAGACTGGCGCGATCGTGTTGTAATAGATACAAGTTTATTCAGACCAACAGAAATTGCTGTTAGCAAAGGTAATCCCGCTAAAGCCAGAAAAAAGCTGGGATGGCAAGCGCATTATAAACTCAACGATAATGCTGTTGTACAAATGATGCTTCAAGCACAAGCTGAGCTTGTGAATGGTAGGAAGACAGCAGCCTACAATAAGGAAAGAGATAAATATTTAGGTCTAGCTACAGCTTTTTAG
- a CDS encoding right-handed parallel beta-helix repeat-containing protein, with the protein MLMLTLSTYKSASITTFYVDAKLGNDLLGNGSMARPWKTLQKAAESMGTDDTCIIRQGVYRETVIPKDGQTFVAAPGERVVVTGTDLVSNWFRHSDNVFRTSLPKKVYAVFVQGNYLSLARYPNVGNDYLDSRTWGATQVNNNGRGRANVQFLNGMNVFSGFWNGGYFFGLNGDNFYAPNIGKIASSSGNKLALTEITETISNPAWHEFEGSGRGFIINHLNALDAPGEWYWGNSTLYIYPPNKEMLTSKLVEAQVRLWGFDLSQRKNVTIKGIVFRGASVRMENAVNCTIDRSIFRYHSPFQANYNGHGYVAFPGISVSGSDNTVKNSYIGHGWGAGISISGSRTTIENNFVEDLTWGSQGAPIIVSGNDNRIFRNTVRKSAGTGIHAGSIRRSQIVYNSISDTGRLLLDSGQSGIYICNFCDRPTDKRTLEGGVIAYNYIGLVNTSFVDNGKGMAIYLDDGTHGAYIHHNVTNTGGRINWAIFIHYNGHAIKDVFVDNNTLWGYDDKAVFFAGNWNGKGGGTKNSRISNNIAQLPGTTYYDKSGGAAISNNRGGVVSSEFVNPRTGDFRLRSHSPSIDAAVPLLGINMPIPDGKPDVGAYEYGAVGLVAGSSIQGDPQDTFLER; encoded by the coding sequence ATGCTGATGTTGACATTATCCACATATAAAAGTGCCTCTATCACTACTTTCTATGTCGATGCAAAGTTAGGGAATGATTTATTAGGAAATGGCTCGATGGCAAGACCCTGGAAAACACTTCAGAAAGCTGCCGAATCGATGGGGACAGATGATACGTGTATTATTAGGCAAGGAGTGTATAGAGAAACGGTCATACCGAAAGACGGACAAACCTTTGTGGCTGCGCCTGGAGAGCGGGTTGTAGTGACAGGTACAGATCTTGTTAGCAATTGGTTTCGTCATTCAGATAATGTCTTCCGTACTTCACTGCCCAAAAAGGTCTATGCCGTATTTGTTCAAGGCAACTATCTTTCTCTTGCCCGATATCCTAATGTAGGTAACGATTACCTCGATTCGAGAACATGGGGCGCTACACAAGTCAATAACAATGGTAGAGGAAGGGCAAACGTCCAGTTTTTGAACGGCATGAACGTATTTAGCGGCTTTTGGAATGGAGGCTACTTCTTCGGACTCAATGGAGATAACTTTTATGCTCCCAACATAGGCAAGATCGCTTCTTCTAGTGGCAACAAACTCGCTCTAACAGAAATTACCGAGACGATCTCTAACCCTGCGTGGCATGAATTTGAGGGCAGCGGTAGAGGCTTTATCATCAACCACTTAAATGCACTTGATGCGCCAGGTGAATGGTATTGGGGAAATTCAACCCTTTACATCTATCCACCAAATAAAGAGATGCTGACATCAAAGCTTGTTGAAGCTCAAGTAAGACTGTGGGGATTCGATCTGAGTCAGCGCAAAAATGTGACAATCAAAGGCATCGTCTTTCGAGGTGCTTCCGTGCGGATGGAGAATGCAGTCAACTGCACGATCGATCGCTCGATCTTTCGCTACCATTCTCCCTTTCAAGCAAATTACAACGGTCACGGCTATGTGGCATTTCCAGGAATTTCTGTCTCGGGTTCCGATAATACCGTTAAGAATTCGTATATCGGACACGGATGGGGTGCGGGAATCTCAATATCAGGCAGTCGCACAACCATTGAGAATAATTTTGTTGAGGACTTAACTTGGGGCAGCCAGGGCGCTCCAATTATTGTCAGTGGTAATGACAATAGGATCTTCAGAAATACGGTACGAAAGAGTGCTGGCACGGGGATTCATGCCGGAAGCATACGTCGTTCCCAGATCGTGTATAACTCCATCTCCGACACGGGGCGGCTACTGCTTGACAGCGGACAATCGGGAATTTATATTTGCAATTTCTGCGATCGCCCGACAGATAAGAGAACTCTTGAGGGTGGTGTCATTGCATACAATTACATTGGCTTAGTCAACACTTCTTTTGTTGACAATGGAAAAGGTATGGCAATTTATCTAGATGATGGAACGCATGGTGCATACATCCATCACAATGTTACTAATACTGGTGGGCGAATTAATTGGGCAATATTCATTCACTATAACGGTCACGCTATCAAGGACGTTTTTGTAGATAACAATACCCTCTGGGGTTATGACGATAAGGCTGTCTTTTTCGCCGGAAACTGGAATGGTAAGGGTGGTGGCACGAAGAATAGCCGGATATCGAACAATATTGCACAGTTGCCAGGAACGACATATTACGACAAGAGTGGTGGCGCTGCAATCTCGAATAATCGGGGAGGGGTTGTATCTTCGGAATTTGTAAATCCGAGAACAGGGGACTTTCGCCTGCGCAGTCATTCTCCTTCGATCGACGCTGCGGTTCCCTTGTTAGGCATAAACATGCCTATACCTGATGGAAAGCCAGATGTGGGGGCTTACGAATATGGTGCTGTTGGATTGGTTGCAGGTTCCTCTATTCAAGGCGATCCACAAGACACCTTTCTAGAAAGATGA
- the hepA gene encoding heterocyst formation ABC transporter subunit HepA produces MDLKLPTPISTILMRTSLWRNNYFILREFKHFRKIAISAIIFSLFAAVFEGITIGFITLFLQTFTTPDASPIKIGVDWFDLWVLGINSSASSRLYRVAILIFLTVWLRFSFVYLGNFTTTLAELHLANCIRKRIFDQFQKLSLSFFLKKRAGELINNIYGEANQLRLAVGVASALISKGFTLLVYTLSMFWLSWQLTVISILMFVLLATGLATLVKRVREASFEAVTSTHYFMSMVMEYITGVRTVQVFAAYDFEFQRFNKATTELMRTHAKSAAASALVQPITEAVASTILLVMLIAAVAVFVASDRLEIASLLAFLFVLLRTAPVVAQINAAWAHVNSFQGSLNSIKQLLKTDDKPYLQNGTIQFLGLKQCIEFVAVDFAYNPHQLVLKDITLTMKRGQMTALVGASGAGKSTIADLLPRFYDPTRGKILIDGVDLQDFDINTLRRKIAMVSQDTFIFNTSVRNNIAYAMEDVDEAAIQKAAQLANALEFIQNLPEGFDTQLGDRGVRLSGGQRQRIAIARALLRNPEILILDEATSALDSEAERLIQESIEQLAVGRTVIAIAHRLSTIVRADKVVVLEQGQIVEQGTYKELLERRGKLWKYHQMQHQTN; encoded by the coding sequence GTGGATCTTAAATTACCTACTCCGATTTCTACAATTTTGATGAGAACAAGCTTATGGCGAAATAACTACTTTATCTTACGAGAATTCAAGCACTTTCGTAAAATTGCTATATCAGCAATAATCTTTTCGTTATTTGCAGCAGTATTTGAAGGAATTACGATTGGTTTTATCACGCTTTTTCTGCAAACGTTTACTACTCCTGATGCTTCACCAATTAAAATAGGAGTTGATTGGTTTGATCTTTGGGTTTTAGGGATAAACTCATCAGCTTCCAGCCGCCTTTATCGAGTAGCTATCTTAATTTTTCTCACTGTTTGGCTGCGTTTCAGCTTTGTATATCTAGGTAACTTCACAACTACGCTTGCCGAACTACATCTAGCAAATTGTATACGGAAACGGATTTTCGATCAGTTCCAAAAGCTAAGTTTGAGTTTTTTTCTGAAAAAGCGTGCAGGCGAGTTAATTAATAACATTTACGGCGAAGCTAACCAACTTAGATTAGCTGTTGGTGTGGCTTCTGCCTTAATTTCTAAAGGCTTTACTTTATTAGTGTATACGCTATCGATGTTTTGGCTGTCTTGGCAACTGACAGTTATTTCGATTCTGATGTTTGTTCTACTAGCAACAGGTTTAGCTACACTAGTCAAACGGGTAAGAGAAGCTAGTTTTGAGGCTGTAACATCTACTCACTACTTCATGTCAATGGTAATGGAATATATTACCGGCGTTCGTACTGTTCAGGTGTTTGCGGCTTATGATTTTGAGTTTCAGCGGTTTAACAAAGCGACTACGGAATTGATGCGTACTCATGCTAAATCCGCAGCTGCCTCAGCACTAGTACAACCGATTACTGAAGCTGTAGCTAGTACTATTCTTCTAGTTATGCTAATTGCAGCAGTTGCAGTTTTTGTGGCAAGTGATAGGTTAGAAATAGCCTCACTACTAGCATTTTTATTTGTTTTATTACGGACTGCACCAGTGGTGGCACAGATCAATGCAGCTTGGGCGCATGTTAATAGCTTTCAAGGCTCATTAAATAGTATTAAGCAGCTCTTGAAAACTGATGACAAACCTTATTTACAAAATGGGACAATTCAATTTTTAGGATTAAAGCAATGCATTGAATTTGTTGCTGTAGATTTTGCCTACAATCCTCATCAACTAGTGCTAAAAGATATCACTTTAACAATGAAGCGAGGACAGATGACAGCATTAGTTGGTGCTTCTGGTGCGGGTAAGTCCACCATAGCGGATCTTCTTCCCCGTTTTTACGATCCTACAAGAGGCAAGATTCTGATTGATGGAGTCGATTTGCAAGATTTCGACATCAATACGTTGCGGCGTAAGATAGCTATGGTAAGTCAAGATACGTTTATTTTTAATACATCTGTCCGTAACAATATTGCTTACGCTATGGAAGATGTTGATGAAGCTGCGATTCAAAAAGCGGCTCAACTTGCTAATGCACTAGAGTTTATCCAAAACCTGCCTGAAGGTTTCGATACACAGTTAGGAGATCGAGGAGTTAGGCTCTCTGGAGGTCAACGGCAGCGGATTGCAATTGCTCGTGCCTTACTGCGCAACCCAGAAATTCTGATCTTGGATGAAGCGACGAGTGCGCTAGACTCCGAAGCTGAGCGATTAATTCAGGAGTCTATAGAACAACTTGCTGTAGGTCGAACAGTAATTGCGATCGCTCATCGACTCTCTACAATTGTCCGTGCTGATAAGGTGGTCGTGCTAGAGCAGGGACAAATTGTAGAGCAGGGAACATATAAAGAGTTATTAGAACGACGCGGTAAGCTTTGGAAGTATCATCAGATGCAACATCAGACGAATTGA
- a CDS encoding response regulator yields the protein MEILVIDYDEYSLLLIDDFLTLNNFQVLTANNARTGLQIAREQQPDLIICELNLPRLSGYEVLRILRSEPSTAGIPFWFLSFEADMATRRRALQQGADGYFTKPINLNELLSAIRDRF from the coding sequence ATGGAGATTTTAGTAATTGATTATGATGAATATTCTCTACTATTAATTGACGATTTTCTTACCTTGAATAATTTTCAAGTTCTGACTGCAAATAATGCTCGAACAGGTTTACAAATAGCTAGAGAACAACAGCCAGACTTAATTATTTGCGAACTCAATCTACCGAGGCTAAGTGGATACGAAGTTTTAAGAATATTGCGCAGCGAACCATCTACAGCTGGTATACCGTTTTGGTTTCTTTCATTTGAGGCAGACATGGCAACTCGTCGCCGTGCTTTACAACAAGGAGCTGACGGTTATTTTACTAAGCCTATAAACTTAAACGAATTACTCTCGGCAATTCGAGATCGGTTTTGA
- a CDS encoding glycosyltransferase family 4 protein produces MKIAIWHNLPSGGGKRALYHHVKGLLERGHTLESWCPPTADQSYLPLNELIKENIVPLAQSPMKRRSKFIKQPFSPYFHALNSIQAMDTHCQQCAAEINCGGFDVLFANACTFFRTTAIGRYVKVPTAIYLQEPNRELYEAIPSLPWAAIPPPAKAWWSNSYVSAFLKNLIQVQGYRLQVREELQNARAFDVVLVNSLFSRESVLRAYGLDAKVCYLGIDTELFKPSQVPRKKIVVGLGSIYSGKGLERAVRAISTIQKEKRPDLIWIGNFSVNNYQQKVAQLARSLEVNFIPKVRIADAEIVKLLSQASVMIYTPVLEPFGFAPLEANACETPVVAIAEGGVRESIKDGINGFLINGDDPILIGKAISSLLDNPDIVEKMGERARKYVLENWSWKQANDCLENYLFSLIVKH; encoded by the coding sequence ATGAAAATTGCTATCTGGCATAACTTACCAAGTGGTGGTGGAAAGAGAGCCTTATATCATCACGTAAAAGGCTTATTGGAGCGCGGTCATACTTTAGAATCTTGGTGTCCTCCAACGGCAGACCAATCTTATCTTCCTTTAAATGAATTAATCAAAGAAAATATAGTACCACTTGCTCAGTCACCTATGAAAAGAAGGAGTAAGTTTATAAAACAGCCATTTTCACCTTATTTTCATGCGTTGAATAGCATCCAAGCGATGGATACACATTGTCAACAATGTGCTGCTGAAATTAACTGTGGTGGCTTCGATGTACTTTTCGCCAATGCCTGTACTTTTTTTCGCACGACTGCAATTGGTCGATATGTCAAAGTACCAACAGCTATTTATCTTCAAGAACCTAATCGGGAGCTATACGAAGCGATACCAAGCTTGCCTTGGGCAGCTATACCACCTCCGGCAAAGGCTTGGTGGTCGAATAGTTATGTCTCAGCATTTCTCAAAAATCTGATTCAGGTACAAGGGTATAGGCTTCAAGTTCGAGAAGAATTACAGAATGCGCGAGCGTTCGATGTAGTTTTAGTTAATTCCCTTTTTAGTCGAGAAAGTGTTTTAAGAGCTTATGGATTAGATGCTAAAGTTTGTTATCTAGGAATTGATACCGAACTCTTTAAGCCATCACAAGTTCCTCGCAAGAAAATTGTCGTTGGTCTTGGAAGTATTTATTCTGGCAAAGGACTTGAGCGTGCAGTTCGCGCTATCAGCACAATACAGAAAGAAAAAAGACCAGATTTAATATGGATCGGAAATTTTTCTGTCAATAATTATCAGCAGAAAGTTGCGCAGCTTGCTAGATCTTTAGAAGTTAACTTCATACCCAAGGTGCGGATCGCTGATGCTGAGATCGTCAAACTTTTGAGCCAAGCTTCAGTTATGATTTATACTCCTGTTTTAGAGCCATTTGGTTTTGCGCCTCTTGAAGCAAATGCTTGTGAAACTCCGGTTGTGGCGATCGCTGAAGGAGGAGTTAGAGAAAGTATCAAAGATGGAATTAATGGTTTTTTAATTAATGGTGACGATCCAATTCTGATTGGTAAAGCTATCTCTTCTCTTTTAGATAATCCTGATATAGTAGAAAAAATGGGCGAACGAGCTAGAAAATACGTACTAGAAAATTGGAGTTGGAAGCAAGCAAATGACTGTTTAGAGAATTATTTATTCAGCTTAATAGTTAAACATTAG
- the hepC gene encoding heterocyst development glycosyltransferase HepC, whose translation MQNSELNLALRVLDGYSSASPLKYGQIESISPNYEVKLRQGQLLVKLASSQDRSSLLSSRDRQFLTEWLQYCPARLVRIDPALGAIAIQLWADVCKQTEKVTFLRIPPAQGLRKHQHRFSWWVKRIVDRVIAIVLLLTLSPVFLGLSLLIYFDSPGRIFSYQWCVGERGKLFQRIEFRTTASNLTTQHHQTTNDRQDPDKCNDLHVTRLGCWMRKYSLNKLPQLLNVVRGDMSFVGSSAYGLKDAIRLAPDSQRQLNALPGIIALSHLNFNLWAKK comes from the coding sequence ATGCAAAATTCTGAATTGAACCTCGCTCTAAGAGTTTTAGATGGCTATTCTAGTGCCTCTCCTCTGAAGTACGGGCAAATAGAGAGTATAAGTCCCAACTATGAGGTGAAACTTCGGCAGGGACAGCTTTTAGTAAAGCTTGCTTCCAGTCAAGATCGTAGTAGTCTACTTTCATCTCGGGATCGACAGTTTTTGACTGAGTGGCTGCAATATTGTCCCGCGCGTTTAGTTCGCATAGATCCAGCTTTAGGTGCGATCGCGATCCAACTTTGGGCAGATGTCTGCAAGCAAACAGAGAAGGTGACTTTTTTACGAATTCCTCCCGCACAGGGACTTCGCAAACATCAACATCGGTTTAGCTGGTGGGTAAAACGAATAGTCGATCGCGTTATTGCTATTGTATTATTACTAACTCTTAGCCCAGTCTTTTTAGGGCTTTCCCTACTCATTTATTTTGACTCACCAGGGCGAATTTTTTCCTATCAATGGTGTGTTGGAGAAAGGGGCAAGCTGTTTCAGAGGATCGAATTCCGTACAACGGCTTCAAATTTGACAACGCAACACCATCAAACCACAAACGATCGGCAAGATCCAGATAAGTGTAATGATTTGCATGTTACAAGACTAGGTTGTTGGATGCGTAAATATAGCTTGAATAAGCTGCCACAACTACTAAATGTGGTACGAGGCGACATGAGCTTTGTAGGTTCATCAGCTTACGGTTTAAAGGATGCTATAAGACTTGCTCCTGATAGCCAGAGGCAACTGAATGCACTACCAGGGATAATCGCTCTTTCCCATCTGAATTTTAACTTGTGGGCGAAAAAATAA